The Vibrio fortis DNA segment TGAGGTTAAATTCGATCGCTCTTTGATTAACAAACCTGTAAGCGAAGCATCACAGCTGATCGAAACGGTGATTGAATACTGCCGAAATAGAGGGATTTCGACAGTGGCAGAGGGTGTAGAAGACCACACCACTCGAAACCGAGTTCAACAACTGGGATTTGATAGCTACCAAGGCTTTTTATACAGCCAACCAGTTGCTCTACCCGACCTGATGCTTCTAATGTAGGAGCAGGTAAGAGTTAAGTGAGTACAAACTCGACGCTTCTCTTTTTCTGTTTAAGATCTTGATATCTTAAATATTTGAAATAAACATCGTGCTTGTTTTGAATGGTTTGCGAAAACGGGTTACTCACTACTTTGGTGATCTCAGCCTTGAAGAACACCATGCCCATTTTAGTGGTGTAAGGTTCAAAATAGAGGTCATAGAGAAACTGGCACATTGCCGGGTCTATCGTTGGGAATCGAAACTCGGTACCTTTAAAGCGATTAGCGAGATCATCGAAGATTTTGCGTCGGATAGTGACACTGACCGCAGCCAAACTACATAACATTTTAGAAGCACCATCATAGATAACATGCCCAATAATGACACCGTTATATAGGAAACAGAGTGCTTTCATGTTGGCAAGTTCAATCCCAAGCTGACTCGAAACCTTGATAAAGTCTTGCCCGTACAGCTTTTGATGCATGTTCTTAATCGAGCTCAAACGCTCGTCAGACAACGCGCTGACGTCTGTCGATTCTACGCTAGTGATGTGATAGTCGTAACCAATATCAATATTAAAACGCGTATCCATCAGCTTAGAGGCACCTTTCACATGCACCATCTCATCTACCGAGAATTCATACTCTCGCTGAAAAAAACTGGCGATACCCAAACGACGAACGAAGCTTGGGAGTGTTTTACCTCGCTCCCACTGGCTAACCATCACTTGGTTAATCCCTGAAAAGGCTCGATGAGACGTCGATAAAATGTCAGCCAGCTCTTCTTGTGAAAGTGCTTTATCTTCACGCAGGCGCTTTAACTCTTGTGCAAAATTCGATTTATCCATAGCTCACGTTGCCTTAGTTATTATCTGTCGCTTAACACCCAAGGCTGCGCTCGTTAGCTCTGGGTAATCGGCTCTCTGTCGACACTGTCTTCTGTATGCTCTGCCAACCAGTACAACCAGATCATCACCAAACATAGAATGAAACAGAGCACAAATAGCCAGTAGGCGCTCAACATCTCTATCACTACACCACCAAGTAGAGGCGCAATAGCAAAGCCAAGAGAATAAAGCGCAGCCGCGCCAAAATAGGAACCTCTTAGATGTGGCGGTGCCATTCTATCGATTTGTACATTAAGGGTTGGGAAAGCAATCACTTCCCCTAAACTTAATATAAAACAAGCAATTCCCCAACCTAATGGCCAATCATTGGGTGTAAAAAGAAAACCAATTTGCGCAATCGCCATCAAAATCATACCAATGCGAGTTCTCACAAACAGCGGCACGTGCTCTAACCATTTCAGCATCGGAAATTGGAAAACTATAATGGTTAGGGTGTTGACTAACACCAACCCAGCAATGAGCTGTGCCGCATCAGTAATTGAAGAGCGCACAATGACTTGAGGAATCGATGACTCTACCTGCGCGTAGACAAACATCATGATAAAGTTGGCGACCATCAACTTAACGAAAATATTGTCTTTACGAATCACATTAAGCGTCGCAGCAAAATTAGGCAGTTGGGATGGGTCTGGCTTGGTGAAAGTGCCTTTACGCTCAATACCGAGCAACAGCCAAAAACCGTATACGACATAGGTCCCACCAGCGACAAAGAACAGGTTTTGTGGCTGAGAAAGAGCCAAAGTGATACCAATCAGTGGGCCTAGAGCACCACCCAAATTAAGTAAGAAATAACGAATATTGAGTGCTAATTCTCTGTCTTTCAAGTCACTGAGGTTATCACCTATCACCGCTTTAGCTGGCGCTTCGATCATCGGGCGCATCAAACCTGTCATCATGATCAGCACATAGAACTGCCACACTTCACTGGCCAATGCTATGCCGGTATAGGATACAGAGGCAATCCAACTACCCAGCACCATGACCCATTTACGCCCCAGCTTATCCGACAAGTAACCCGAGTAGAGCCCAGTTCCAGCTCCAACAACCGCAGATACCGCCAACATGGAGCCGACTTCAATCGCAGATGCACCATAATCTTCATAGAGAAAGACGATCAGAAAAGGCCATGCCATAAAGTAGCTTGTTCGGGCGAGTAACGTTCCAGTCAACACTGTCCATACTGAAAAGTTAAACCGTTTTATGCGCTGCTTTTGAAATAAGCTCTCCGATCTATCCATGAATACCGCTCCCTTAACCAACTGATTTAATTATGACTATTCAGCCAGTATATGTATTTGATTGAATAAATACATAGGCGAAAATTGTTTTTATAAAACACGGAATCTTCTGCTTAATTCGCCAGCATAATGTGACGCAAGCCACACAAAACACTGCGCTTAATATTGAATGGAGTTTGACGTATGATGCTGATTGTCGATTTCTAGAAATATCAGCCCACTGGCCGAGTACCCAACGTTATGATCAACCCAAAACTGATAGCCCTACTTCCTGATCTTGCCTCCTTTATTTTGGTGGTTAATGAGGGCAGCTTTACCGCCGCAGCCAAGCAGCTTGGTGTAACGCCATCAGCACTGAGTAAGCTCATCACCCGTTTGGAAAAAGCGCTGTCAGTGAAACTATTCGAGCGTACTACCCGAAGTCTGATCATTACGCAGGCAGGCCAGCTAGTGTACGACCAGAGCGTAGTGATGATTAATGCGGCACAACAGGCGGTTGAGCTATCAACGTCTGATCATACTGAGCCCTCTGGCTCTCTGATCGTGGCGGCTCCAGAAGCTTTTCTAAACTCTGTCTTGCAGCCCTTTGTTGTCCCTTTCCTTAACCAGTACCCAGAGATTCAACTCAAACTACGTGCTGCCGATGGAGACATCGATATTTTGCGTCAGGGGATTGATATCGCGTTTCGCCTTACCGATAAGCCCGATGAGAGCTTGGTACTGAAGGAGCTTGGCAAAACCAATCTAGTCTTGTGTGCAAGTCCAGATTATCTAGCGAATAAGGGAACGCCTTCACATCCCACAGATCTTAGCCAGCATGACTGTTTGTACCTTGCTGAGACAGACAAAGACCACATCTGGGATTTTCTCAAAGACGATGAATTCCACACGGTCTCAGTCAGTGGTCGCTACGCTGTAAACCACTCGCAAATGCGCTTAAAAGGGGTACAAGAAGGATTGGGAATCGGTATTTTCCACGACTTCGTGATTCAAGATGCTTTAGCTGAAGGGAGCGTAGTTCAAGTTCTCAATGATTGGACAATCAAAAGTAACTATCACGGTGCTATCGCAATGCAATTTGCTCAGACGAAATACATGCCAGCGCGTCTGCGTGTTTTCATTGACTACGCTATGGAGCATTTAAGCGACAAACTTGCAGGAGAGACAAGATAGTGCTGAAAGGAATCCACCATGCAGCAATCATCTGCTCCGATTATCAAGTCTCGAAACGCTTTTATACCGAGATTCTAAAACTGGAAATTGTTGCTGAAAACTATC contains these protein-coding regions:
- a CDS encoding MDR family MFS transporter, with protein sequence MDRSESLFQKQRIKRFNFSVWTVLTGTLLARTSYFMAWPFLIVFLYEDYGASAIEVGSMLAVSAVVGAGTGLYSGYLSDKLGRKWVMVLGSWIASVSYTGIALASEVWQFYVLIMMTGLMRPMIEAPAKAVIGDNLSDLKDRELALNIRYFLLNLGGALGPLIGITLALSQPQNLFFVAGGTYVVYGFWLLLGIERKGTFTKPDPSQLPNFAATLNVIRKDNIFVKLMVANFIMMFVYAQVESSIPQVIVRSSITDAAQLIAGLVLVNTLTIIVFQFPMLKWLEHVPLFVRTRIGMILMAIAQIGFLFTPNDWPLGWGIACFILSLGEVIAFPTLNVQIDRMAPPHLRGSYFGAAALYSLGFAIAPLLGGVVIEMLSAYWLFVLCFILCLVMIWLYWLAEHTEDSVDREPITQS
- a CDS encoding LysR family transcriptional regulator — protein: MINPKLIALLPDLASFILVVNEGSFTAAAKQLGVTPSALSKLITRLEKALSVKLFERTTRSLIITQAGQLVYDQSVVMINAAQQAVELSTSDHTEPSGSLIVAAPEAFLNSVLQPFVVPFLNQYPEIQLKLRAADGDIDILRQGIDIAFRLTDKPDESLVLKELGKTNLVLCASPDYLANKGTPSHPTDLSQHDCLYLAETDKDHIWDFLKDDEFHTVSVSGRYAVNHSQMRLKGVQEGLGIGIFHDFVIQDALAEGSVVQVLNDWTIKSNYHGAIAMQFAQTKYMPARLRVFIDYAMEHLSDKLAGETR
- a CDS encoding helix-turn-helix transcriptional regulator is translated as MDKSNFAQELKRLREDKALSQEELADILSTSHRAFSGINQVMVSQWERGKTLPSFVRRLGIASFFQREYEFSVDEMVHVKGASKLMDTRFNIDIGYDYHITSVESTDVSALSDERLSSIKNMHQKLYGQDFIKVSSQLGIELANMKALCFLYNGVIIGHVIYDGASKMLCSLAAVSVTIRRKIFDDLANRFKGTEFRFPTIDPAMCQFLYDLYFEPYTTKMGMVFFKAEITKVVSNPFSQTIQNKHDVYFKYLRYQDLKQKKRSVEFVLT